The sequence below is a genomic window from Candidatus Bathyarchaeum sp..
TTCTAATGCTTCGTCTACGGCTGCGATTTCTTTTTGAAGGTCTGTTTTGTATTGTTTGAGTTTTGCGATTTTTTCTTCTTTGGTTAGGACTTTTCGGGGTCCGTGTCCGTGGTCGTGGCAGTTTCCGCCTCCGCAGCAACAATCTCCGGTCATTGTGTTTGTTCACCTCCGATTTCCATGTTTTACTATCCAAAGGAAAGTATTTAAACTATCAAGTTTATAGTAAGATAGTTACTATCCTCAAAGAAAGCGAGTATCATGTGCGAAACCCAAAAACAAACCTGCATCTGCCCCCTGAAAGGCGTTATTGATTTAATCAGCAAAAAATGGGCACTGTTAATTATTAACGCCTTAGGCAACTGTGGAAAACTGCGTTTTAACCAAATAATGGAAACCCTAGACGGAATCAGCCCCAAAACCTTGTCTGACACTTTAAAGGAACTGCAAAATGAACAGTTAATCAAGCGAGAATCCTTTGCTGAGATACCGCCACGGGTAGAATATTCACTAACAACTGATGGCATTGAACTCAGAAAGTCTATTATACCGCTTTTAGAATGGACTGCAAACAGAAGCGGCATTAACAAAGAGCGGTGCGAGCAGTGTCCGCCCAAAATGCGCACACGATACAGCATTGTAGGTGAAAAAGATGATTGACCGTAAACAGATTTATGATTTGTTATCCGATTACGACCCCAAAAAAATTAGAATCGGCGTTCTGGGATCTCACTCTGCTTTAGAGATGGGTCATGGCGCCAAACAA
It includes:
- a CDS encoding helix-turn-helix transcriptional regulator; protein product: MCETQKQTCICPLKGVIDLISKKWALLIINALGNCGKLRFNQIMETLDGISPKTLSDTLKELQNEQLIKRESFAEIPPRVEYSLTTDGIELRKSIIPLLEWTANRSGINKERCEQCPPKMRTRYSIVGEKDD